The following coding sequences are from one Scomber japonicus isolate fScoJap1 chromosome 3, fScoJap1.pri, whole genome shotgun sequence window:
- the zgc:64106 gene encoding retinol dehydrogenase 12: MAWLDILYHPIWAVSTALLALVVRIQRRGNWDPQACTVQLKGKTTIVTGANTGIGKFIALDFARRGARVILACRSEPRGTAALEEIREKTGNSDVHLRLVDLSSLDSVREFAARILEEEKALHILVNNAGVSGLPRGITKDGLEVSFATNHLGPFLLTNLLLDLIKRSAPARIVNLSSVNHKKGHVDFSHFHGENLTYYMDKVYNHTKLHNVICTNELARRLEGTGVTANSVHPGIVMTEVLRHYPLIVRLIFNLIGFFFFKSAEEGAVSSIYCAVAEEMEGITGKYFDCDCSLTLPGPLARDAALAVKDFEVCERLTSKL, encoded by the exons ATGGCTTGGTTGGACATACTTTACCACCCGATCTGGGCAGTTTCCACGGCGCTACTTGCGCTGGTTGTGCGCATTCAAAGGAGAGGGAACTGGGATCCACAAGCCTGCACCGTGCAACTGAAAGGAAAGACCACTATAGTGACAGGAGCCAACACAG GGATCGGGAAGTTCATTGCACTGGACTTTGCACGTCGCGGGGCCCGTGTTATCCTGGCCTGTCGAAGCGAGCCCCGGGGGACAGCAGCACTTGAGGAAATCcgagaaaaaacaggaaattcTGATGTCCACTTGCGTTTGGTAGACCTTTCGTCTCTGGACTCAGTCAGAGAATTTGCTGCAAGGATTCTCGAAGAAGAGAAAGCGCTTCATATTCTTGTCAACAATGCTGGAGTATCAG GTTTACCCAGGGGTATAACCAAAGATGGGTTGGAAGTTTCTTTTGCCACCAATCATCTGGGACCATTTCTCCTCACAAACCTGTTGCTGG ACTTGATAAAGCGTTCAGCACCAGCACGTATTGTCAACCTTAGCTCAGTCAACCATAAGAAAGGTCATGTGGACTTCTCTCATTTTCATGGGGAGAACCTCACTTATTACATGGATAAAGTCTACAACCACACTAAGCTCCACAATGTCATCTGCACCAATGAGCTAGCACGCAGACTGGAGGGAACAG GAGTCACCGCAAACTCTGTCCACCCTGGTATTGTCATGACAGAAGTGTTGAGGCACTATCCTTTGATTGTTCGTTTAATCTTCAACTTaattggatttttctttttcaag tcGGCAGAAGAGGGAGCAGTGAGCTCTATCTACTGTGCAGTTGCAGAAGAAATGGAGGGGATAACTGGGAAGTATTTTGACTGTGACTGCTCACTGACTCTCCCCGGCCCTTTAGCTCGAGATGCTGCCCTTGCAGTGAAGGACTTTGAAGTCTGCGAGAGACTAACATCAAAGCTGTGA
- the nop56 gene encoding nucleolar protein 56: protein MVLLHVLFEHAAGYALFAVKEVEEIGMLLPQVEESVLSIGKFNNMVSLAAFFPFKSAQAALENMNAISEGVVHEDLKLFLETNLPLSGKKKASLGVSDAKIGAALQEEFNLSIQTGGVVAEISRGVRLHFHSLVKGLTGLAASKAQLGLGHSYSRAKVKFNVNRADNMIIQSIALLDQLDKDINTFSMRVREWYGYHFPELIKIVSDNSMYCRMAQLIGNRKELSEENLESMEEVVMDSAKAQAILDASRSSMGMDISPIDLINIESFSNRVVSLANYRLELQEYLRSKMSQVAPNLAALIGEVVGARLISHAGSLTNLAKYPASTVQILGAEKALFRALKTRGNTPKYGLIFHSTFIGRAAAKNKGRISRYLANKCTIASRIDCFSEVPTCVFGDKLREQVEERLTFYETGNVPRKNVDVMKDAVKEATDVATEIKRKLEKKEKKRKKREKKLQEEENGDANGEAEVENGEADATVVKKKKKKQAAEEMEVEAENGEAETPGKKKKKRKSEVEEAPAEEEEDTSTPAKKKKKQKTEAVDTEPAEETSEAPVSEKKKKKKKKENGD, encoded by the exons ATG GTGCTGTTGCACGTGTTGTTCGAGCATGCGGCGGGATATGCGCTGTTTGCCGtcaaggaggtggaggagattGGCATGCTGCTGCCTCAG GTTGAGGAGAGTGTGCTGAGCATTGGGAAGTTCAATAACATGGTGAGCCTGGCTGCCTTCTTCCCTTTCAAGTCTGCCCAGGCTGCCCTAGAGAACATGAACGCCATCTCTGAAG GTGTGGTTCATGAAGACCTGAAGTTGTTCCTAGAGACAAACCTGCCACTCTCCGGCAAGAAGAAGGCTTCGTTAGGGGTTTCAGATGCCAAAATTGGAGCAGCTTTACAAGAAGAATTCAACCTTTCCATCCAGACAGGTGGAGTGGTGGCAGAGATATCTAGAG GTGTTCGTTTGCACTTCCACTCTCTGGTGAAGGGTCTGACGGGACTGGCTGCCTCCAAGGCGCAGCTGGGTCTCGGCCACAGCTACTCCAGAGCCAAGGTCAAATTCAATGTCAACAGGGCTGACAACATGATCATCCAATCCATTGCTCTGTTGGATCAGCTGGACAAGGAcatcaacactttctccatgcgTGTCCG TGAGTGGTATGGTTACCACTTCCCAGAGCTGATCAAGATCGTGTCAGACAACTCCATGTACTGCCGTATGGCTCAGCTCATCGGCAACAGGAAGGAGCTGTCAGAGGAGAATCTGGAGAGCATGGAGGAGGTGGTGATGGACAGCGCCAAGGCTCAGGCCATCCTAGATGCATCGCGCTCCTCCATGG GTATGGATATCTCTCCCATTGACTTGATCAACATAGAGAGCTTCTCCAATCGTGTTGTGTCTCTGGCCAATTATCGACTGGAGCTGCAGGAGTACCTGCGATCCAAAATGAGCCAGGTGGCTCCAAACCTGGCAGCCTTAATTGGAGAAGTG GTGGGTGCTCGTCTGATCTCACATGCCGGCAGTCTGACCAACCTGGCCAAGTACCCGGCCTCCACCGTTCAGATCCTGGGAGCAGAGAAGGCCCTGTTCAG AGCCCTAAAGACACGTGGCAACACCCCCAAGTACGGACTCATCTTCCACTCGACCTTCATTGGACGAGCAGCCGCCAAGAACAAAGGCCGCATCTCCAGATATCTGGCAAACAAATGCACCATTGCCTCACGCATCGACTGTTTCTCAG AGGTACCCACATGTGTGTTTGGTGACAAGCTGCGTGAACAGGTGGAAGAGCGCCTGACTTTCTATGAGACCGGGAATGTACCTCGGAAGAACGTGGAtgtgatgaaagatgctgtgaAAGAG GCTACTGATGTGGCAACTGAGATCAAGCGGAAActagagaagaaggaaaagaaacgcAAGAAGCGTGAAAAGAAGttgcaagaagaagaaaatggtgACGCCAACGGTGAAGCTGAG GTGGAGAACGGAGAAGCTGACGCCACCgtagtgaagaagaaaaagaagaaacaagcaGCTGAGGAGATGGAGGTGGAAGCAGAGAACGGAGAAGCAGAAACTccgggaaagaagaaaaagaagaggaagtcTGAGGTCGAGGAGGCcccagcagaggaggaggaggacaccAGTACTCCAgccaagaaaaagaagaaacaaaagacTGAGGCTGTGGACACAGAACCAGCAGAGGAAACCTCAGAAGCACCAGTGtctgagaagaaaaagaaaaagaagaaaaaggagaatggCGACTAA
- the mlnl gene encoding motilin-like → MSMRRAVAGCVVLACLVALLAERTEGHITFLSPKEMMLLKQEQEDRKVMEPRSEDGQLKEVTVQQFPQLERGGNPDKTVEIAVRLSPKQLDHVAPVLEEIIHEIVE, encoded by the exons ATGAGCATGCGCAGGGCAGTGGCTGGTTGTGTGGTGTTGGCGTGCCTGGTGGCGCTGCTggctgagaggacagagggaCACATCACCTTCTTGAGCCCAAAGGAAATGATGCTGTTGAAG CAAGAGCAAGAGGACAGGAAGGTCATGGAGCCTCGATCAGAGGATGGTCAGTTAAAGGAGGTGACTGTCCAACAGTTTCCTCAGCTTGAACGTGGTGGAAATCCT gaTAAAACAGTGGAGATTGCCGTCCGTCTTTCACCCAAACAGCTGGATCATGTGGCTCCGGTGCTTGAGGAGATCATCCATGAAATAGTGGAGTAG